Genomic window (Campylobacter concisus):
CGTTTCAAAAATATCTCCTAGGTTTAAATTTTTAGAGCGATTATAGCCTAAAATGCTTTATCTTTTGCAAAATTAAAGCAAGTTTTAGTTAAAATCCCACCAGCTTTTTAAAAGGACATTAATGCCTCGTATTTTTATAATTTTTGCAATATTATCTATAAATTTATACGCTATAAAGCCAAGTGTCGAAGAGCTTAGCTGGCCAAATGGAAGTAACTTCTTAAATTTCTTAGAGACAAACAAAATCCCACTTTCACTTTACTATAACTTAGCAACCGAAGATCAAGAGCTAACAGAAGAGATCATCGCTGGCACAAAGTATCAAATTTATAAAGACGACAACGGTAACACTAAACAAGTACTAATCCCTGTTAGTGACGAGCTTCAAATGCATATTTTTAGAGATGACAATGATAAATTTAAGCTCGAATTTCTTCCCATCTCTTATCAAAGTGAGGATAAATTTTTAGCCTTAAAGGTGGACAAATCAGTCTCAGAAGACATTTTTGACTACACTGGCTCTGGCACATTAGCTCTTGGCTTTAAGGAAATTTTTAAAGGAAGTGGCATTGATTTTAAAAAGATAAACAAAGGCGATACGATTGCTATCGTTTATAATCAAAAAATACGCATGGGCCGCTCTTTTGGCACTCCAGAAATTTATGCTGCGATGATAGAAACAAAAAATAAACGATACGTTATGTATAAATTTGAAGATAAATTTTATGATAAAAACGGTAAGAAAAATGATAAATTTTTACTAGTCCGCCCTCTTGCAAACGCTAGAATCACATCAGCTTTTACCCTAAAAAGATGGCACCCTATTTTACAAAGATATAGAGCGCACCTTGGCGTTGACTACGGTGCTCCAAAAGGAACACCAATCAAAGCCGCAGGCGATGGCACGGTTAAATTTGTCGGACAAAAAAGTGGATATGGCAGAACCGTTATCATCTCTCATGCTGGTGGCTATGAGACACTTTATGCTCACCTAAATGGCTTTGCTAAAGGCATAAAAGGTGGTCTAAAAGTCAAGCAAGGTACGCTCATAGCCTACGTTGGAACAAGTGGTATGAGCACAGGACCGCACCTTCACTTTGGTCTTTATAGAGACAATAAACCTATCAATCCAGAAAGTGCAATAAAGGTTGTTAAAAGCCTTGAAGACAAGAAAGAATCAGCCAAATTTAAAGCAGTTGTTAGCAAAAATGACGAGCTAATAAAAAATGCTTTAAGCAATGAAAAAGAGTATCACAAAGTGGAATTTTTTCCTAATGTAATAGAATTTTAAGGGTAAAACTTGAGCCAAGAACTAGAAGAAGCAAAAGAGCTGATAGATCAGCATTTAGATGAAAATTTAGAAGACGGCGAGCTCTCTGCATACGAGCTAGCCCAGCACCTAAAAACACTTAAAAAGCACGACGAGGAGCTTTTTGCCAAGTATCTTGAAAAGCTAGATCCTGAAATTTTGGGTGACGTGGCGATAGAGTTACCTGATCACATGCTAAAAGACGTGATCGACACGCTCCCGGCTGAAAAGATCGTAGAAGCGCTCGAAGAGCTAGAGAGTGACGATGCTACTGACCTACTCCAATACATCGAAGATATCGATGAGGACAAGGCTAGAGAGCTTTTTAACGAGCTAGATAAAGAAAATCAAAACGAAATTTTAAGACTTAGAAGCTACGATGAGGATAGAGCTGGTGCGCACATGCAAACAGAGCTATTTTCAGCTCATCTTGAAGAGAAGCTTGGCAGCGCAGTTGCAAGACTAAGACAAGAGAAGCAAGAAGGAAAACTAGAAAACGTCTCACAGCTTTTCATCATCGATAAAAATAGCGTCTTGCAATACGCCATCCCGCTTGAAGATCTCATCCTTTTTGACTTCACAAAAACGCTAAAACAAAATATCGAATCAACCCAGATCGACCACTACAAGCCTCACATGGCAAATGATATGGATCTCATGCAAGATGTCGCTGATATGTTTCAAGAGTACGATTTAAATGTTATTGCAGTTACAAGTAGCACTGGAATTTTGCTTGGTCGTATCACGTCTGATGACATCCATGACTACATCCAAGAGAGTGCAACAGAGCAAATTTATAACCTAGCCGGCGTTGATGACGAGTCAGAAGAGGACGATACGCTTTTTAAAGCTGGTCGTGGTCGTGCGGTTTGGCTTGGCGTAAATTTACTAACAGCTCTTTTTAGCTCGTCTATAATCGGACTTTTTGACGAGACAATCGCAGCCTACGTCGCTCTTGCTGTTTTAATGCCAATAGTTGCATCAATGGGCGGAAATACCGGCACACAAGCGCTTGCCGTTACGGTTCGTCGATTGGCACTTGGCGAGATCGAGTTTAAAGATGCCAAAAATGTTTTAAAACGCGAGGTTAGTATTTCACTCATAAATGGACTAATCTTTGGTGTGGTAATGGGCATAATCGCCTCTGTTTGGTTTGACAAAGGTATGCTTGGCGTTGTTATTGGGCTTAGCATGGTTACGAATTTATTCTTTGCTGGCTTTTTTGGCACGATCATACCTTTAACGCTAAGGCGCTTTAACATAGATCCTGCAGTCGGCTCAGCCGTCATTCTTACTACTTTTACTGATGCGATAGGATTTTTTAGCTTTTTAGGACTTGCAAAATGGATACTACTATAACTAATTTAGAAATTCTACCTCTTGATGAGTCAAAATACCTAAAGCCATTTAAGATGAAATTTATGCAAAATGGTGTCCAAAGAGACTGGGACTGCGTAAAAGTGATGAATAGTGTTAGTATTTTTTTATATCACGAGCAAAAAGATGCCTTTTTGTTTGTAAAGCAGTTTCGTCCTGCTGTTTGGTACTCGCAAGAGAAAGAAGGCATCAAGACAAATGAGCAAGGCTTTACTTACGAGCTTTGCGCAGGGCTTATGGATAAAGGACTTAGCGAAGAGCAAACAGCTAGAGAAGAGGCGGTCGAAGAAGTGGGCTATGAGCTAAAAGATATAGAGCGCATTACTATGACATACGGTGCTTTTGGCTTTGGAGGCAACACACAAACTATGTTTTACGCAAAGATCGATGAGAGCATGAAGGTAAATTCTGGCGGTGGCGTCGATGGCGAAGATATCGAGCTTGTTTTCATAAAACGAGAAGATATGATGAAATTTGCCTTTGACGAGAGCAAAGTCAAGGGTTTTGGGCTTATCTTTGCTTATTTGTGGTGGGAGAAATTTAAAAGCTAAAACGATATCTTTTTAATAAGCGCAAAAACAACGACTACCACTAAAAAGATACCAACTAATATCACATAATCAGACATAATAAGCCTTTAAATTTAAGTTTTGGCTTATTGTAACCAAAATTTTAAATAAAGTAAGAACTTTATAACCGCATTTATCATAAAATAACCAAAAAACACAAGGAGAAGATGATGAGCGAAAACGAAACTCTTTTTATAAACCGAGAATTAAGCTGGCTACGCTTTAATTCAAGGGTGCTCGCTCAGTGTGAAAAGGAAATCCCTTTACTTGAAAAGCTAAAATTTATAGCTATTTATATGACAAATCTAGACGAGTTTTATATGATAAGAGTCGCTGGCTTAAAGCAGCTTTTTGCAGCTGGAGCTACTACAAGCAGTGGCGATGGCATGAGCCCACTTGATCAGCTAAGAGAGATTAGAAAATATTTACAAAATGAGCAAAATTTAGTAGAAGATCACTATAAAAAAACAGTAAATGCTCTTAGCAAAGAGGGGCTTTTTATAAAAAATTATGACGAGCTTGATGATAGCTTGAAGCAAAAGTGCGACGAATACTTTTTCTCAAATATCTTGCCAGTCATCGTGCCTATCGCTGTCGATGCGACTCATCCATTTCCGCACCTAAACAACCTTAGCTTCTCGCTTGCAGTTAAGCTTGCTGATATCGAGCATCCAGAAATTTTAAAATACGGCATGATAAGAATTTCAAGAGTCTTGCCACGTTTTACACAGCCAAGTAGCAATGTTTTTGTGCCGATTGAAACGATCGTACATCGCCATGCAGAAGAAATTTTTCCAGGGTATAAGCTACTTAGCTCGGCTGCTTTTAGAGTGACAAGAAACGCTGATATCGTCATCGAAGAAGAAGAAGCGGATGATTTTATGATGATACTTGAGCAAGGACTAAAGCTTCGCAGAAAAGGGGCTTTTGTTCGTATGCAAATTGATAAAAACGTAGACGCTGATATCTTGGACTTCTTAAATTTTCATATGAAAATTTTTCATAAAGATGTCTATTTTTCAAGTATTCCGCTCACTCTTAGCTCACTTTGGGAGATAGCTGGAAGTAAAAATTTTACCCACCTGGCAAATGCGCCTTACGTTCCAAAAACGCTACCGCCATTTGGCAATGGTATCTCAGTATTTGACGCCATAGATAAAGAAGATGTGCTCTTAGTGCATCCATTTGAGAGTTTTGATCCAGTTGTAAGCTTTATAAAAGAAGCTAGCAAAGATCCAAAAGTCATATCTATTAGAATGACACTTTATAGAGTCGATAAAAGCTCACCAATAATTCAAAGCCTAATAGACGCCGCAAGTGACGGCAAGCAAGTAACTGTAATGGTTGAGCTAAAAGCAAGGTTTGATGAGGAAAATAACCTGCACTGGGCAAAGGCGCTTGAAGACGCTGGAGCGCACGTGATATACGGCATCACAGGCTTTAAGGTGCATGCAAAAGTTAGCCAGGTCATCCGCCAAATCGGCGATAAGCTTAAATTTTATATGCATTTTGGCACAGGCAACTACAACGGCAGTTCGGCTAAAATTTATACTGACGTTAGTCTATTTACGAGCAAAGAAGAATTTAGCCAGGATACGACTTCGTTTTTTCACATCCTCTCAGGATATAATAAAAATCGCCGTTTAAACGCTCTTAGCATGTCGCCTTTTCAGATAAAAGAGCGCATTATCGAAAAGATAAGGGTGGAGGTTAGCAAAGGTAGTGAAGGCAGGATCATCGCCAAAATGAATGCTCTGATCGATGAAGATGTGATAAATGAGCTTAGCCGCGCATCAAACGCAGGCGTGAAGATCGATCTTATAGTTCGTGGTGTGTGCGGACTAAGGCCTGGCATAAAAGGCAAAAGTGAAAACATAAAAGTTCGCTCTATTATAGGCAAATACTTAGAACACGCTAGAATTTTATATTTTAAACATGCTCAGCCAAAAATTTACATCTCAAGTGC
Coding sequences:
- a CDS encoding peptidoglycan DD-metalloendopeptidase family protein; the protein is MPRIFIIFAILSINLYAIKPSVEELSWPNGSNFLNFLETNKIPLSLYYNLATEDQELTEEIIAGTKYQIYKDDNGNTKQVLIPVSDELQMHIFRDDNDKFKLEFLPISYQSEDKFLALKVDKSVSEDIFDYTGSGTLALGFKEIFKGSGIDFKKINKGDTIAIVYNQKIRMGRSFGTPEIYAAMIETKNKRYVMYKFEDKFYDKNGKKNDKFLLVRPLANARITSAFTLKRWHPILQRYRAHLGVDYGAPKGTPIKAAGDGTVKFVGQKSGYGRTVIISHAGGYETLYAHLNGFAKGIKGGLKVKQGTLIAYVGTSGMSTGPHLHFGLYRDNKPINPESAIKVVKSLEDKKESAKFKAVVSKNDELIKNALSNEKEYHKVEFFPNVIEF
- the mgtE gene encoding magnesium transporter, producing the protein MSQELEEAKELIDQHLDENLEDGELSAYELAQHLKTLKKHDEELFAKYLEKLDPEILGDVAIELPDHMLKDVIDTLPAEKIVEALEELESDDATDLLQYIEDIDEDKARELFNELDKENQNEILRLRSYDEDRAGAHMQTELFSAHLEEKLGSAVARLRQEKQEGKLENVSQLFIIDKNSVLQYAIPLEDLILFDFTKTLKQNIESTQIDHYKPHMANDMDLMQDVADMFQEYDLNVIAVTSSTGILLGRITSDDIHDYIQESATEQIYNLAGVDDESEEDDTLFKAGRGRAVWLGVNLLTALFSSSIIGLFDETIAAYVALAVLMPIVASMGGNTGTQALAVTVRRLALGEIEFKDAKNVLKREVSISLINGLIFGVVMGIIASVWFDKGMLGVVIGLSMVTNLFFAGFFGTIIPLTLRRFNIDPAVGSAVILTTFTDAIGFFSFLGLAKWILL
- a CDS encoding NUDIX domain-containing protein, with translation MDTTITNLEILPLDESKYLKPFKMKFMQNGVQRDWDCVKVMNSVSIFLYHEQKDAFLFVKQFRPAVWYSQEKEGIKTNEQGFTYELCAGLMDKGLSEEQTAREEAVEEVGYELKDIERITMTYGAFGFGGNTQTMFYAKIDESMKVNSGGGVDGEDIELVFIKREDMMKFAFDESKVKGFGLIFAYLWWEKFKS
- a CDS encoding RNA degradosome polyphosphate kinase translates to MTKKHKEKMMSENETLFINRELSWLRFNSRVLAQCEKEIPLLEKLKFIAIYMTNLDEFYMIRVAGLKQLFAAGATTSSGDGMSPLDQLREIRKYLQNEQNLVEDHYKKTVNALSKEGLFIKNYDELDDSLKQKCDEYFFSNILPVIVPIAVDATHPFPHLNNLSFSLAVKLADIEHPEILKYGMIRISRVLPRFTQPSSNVFVPIETIVHRHAEEIFPGYKLLSSAAFRVTRNADIVIEEEEADDFMMILEQGLKLRRKGAFVRMQIDKNVDADILDFLNFHMKIFHKDVYFSSIPLTLSSLWEIAGSKNFTHLANAPYVPKTLPPFGNGISVFDAIDKEDVLLVHPFESFDPVVSFIKEASKDPKVISIRMTLYRVDKSSPIIQSLIDAASDGKQVTVMVELKARFDEENNLHWAKALEDAGAHVIYGITGFKVHAKVSQVIRQIGDKLKFYMHFGTGNYNGSSAKIYTDVSLFTSKEEFSQDTTSFFHILSGYNKNRRLNALSMSPFQIKERIIEKIRVEVSKGSEGRIIAKMNALIDEDVINELSRASNAGVKIDLIVRGVCGLRPGIKGKSENIKVRSIIGKYLEHARILYFKHAQPKIYISSADWMPRNLERRLELMTPIFEPRLQERLLEILELQLSDNDLAFELQNSGEYVKVARSENEKVISCHEVLENYISKIYKSVKKDTDKAKADMLASKLLKES